Proteins encoded in a region of the Streptomyces sp. PCS3-D2 genome:
- a CDS encoding DUF2520 domain-containing protein, producing MNPSQQPRPARLAVGVVGAGRVGPALARALQQAGHRPVAVSGVSDASVRRAARMLPDVPLVPPAQVLELADLVLLTVPDDALPALVEGLAETGAVRPGQLLVHTSGRYGTSVLDPARRVGALPLALHPAMTFTGTEVDVQRLAGCSFGVTAPEELRLAAEALVIEMGGEPEWVAEESRALYHAALALGANHLVTLVAQSLELLRKAGVAHPDRMLGPLLGAALDNALRSGDAALTGPVARGDAGTVAAHVAELRRHAPGTLAGYLAMARTTADRALAHGLLKPELAEDLLGVLADTDPDGGDQ from the coding sequence GTGAATCCATCACAGCAGCCACGCCCTGCCCGGCTGGCCGTCGGCGTCGTCGGGGCGGGCCGGGTCGGCCCCGCGCTGGCCCGTGCGCTCCAGCAGGCGGGCCACCGTCCCGTCGCCGTGTCGGGCGTCTCCGACGCATCCGTGCGCCGTGCCGCGCGCATGCTGCCCGACGTTCCGCTGGTGCCGCCCGCCCAGGTGCTGGAACTGGCCGACCTGGTCCTGCTGACCGTCCCCGACGACGCGCTCCCCGCGCTCGTGGAGGGACTCGCGGAGACCGGAGCGGTCCGGCCCGGCCAGCTCCTCGTGCACACCTCGGGCCGGTACGGGACCTCCGTGCTCGACCCGGCGCGCCGCGTGGGCGCCCTGCCGCTGGCCCTGCACCCCGCGATGACCTTCACCGGAACCGAGGTCGACGTGCAGCGGCTGGCCGGCTGCTCCTTCGGCGTCACCGCCCCCGAGGAGCTGCGGCTGGCCGCCGAGGCCCTGGTCATCGAGATGGGCGGGGAGCCCGAGTGGGTCGCGGAGGAGAGCCGCGCGCTGTACCACGCGGCCCTCGCCCTCGGTGCGAACCACCTGGTCACGCTGGTCGCCCAGTCGCTGGAGCTGCTGCGCAAGGCGGGGGTCGCGCACCCCGACCGGATGCTCGGCCCGCTGCTCGGCGCGGCCCTCGACAACGCCCTGCGCTCCGGCGACGCGGCCCTGACCGGGCCGGTGGCCCGCGGTGACGCGGGGACGGTCGCCGCGCACGTAGCGGAGCTGCGCCGGCACGCGCCGGGCACGCTCGCCGGATACCTGGCCATGGCCCGCACCACTGCCGACCGGGCCCTCGCGCACGGTCTGCTCAAGCCCGAACTCGCCGAGGACCTGCTCGGCGTTCTCGCCGACACGGACCCTGACGGGGGCGATCAGTGA
- a CDS encoding low specificity L-threonine aldolase — translation MSDSDDETRRTARLVAAWRAADRTLTRSPREATLGESLARLAQGPYDHDMDAPADLYGDGIVEELERRVAQLLGTQDAAFFPSGTMAQQVALRCWAGRTGNPVVALHPMSHPEMWEGEALSVVSGLRVVHPTTEARQPTAQEVEEVREPFGTLMLELPLREAGFLLPTWEELRALVEAGREREAVIHFDGARLWESTVHFGRPLPEIAGLADSVYVSFYKSLGGLSGAALAGPSDFVEETRVWRHRYGGQIFRQFPQALAALAGLEGELPRLPAYVAQARMVARALREALGKAGVPWVRVHPEEPHTHQFQVWLPHDPDRLTEAGLRQAEETGTVFFRRWSAGGPPGLAVTELEVTEPGLSWTESEVHEAVSAFVARI, via the coding sequence ATGAGCGACAGCGACGACGAAACGCGACGCACGGCCCGGCTCGTGGCCGCCTGGCGGGCGGCCGACCGGACCCTGACCCGCAGTCCGCGCGAGGCGACGCTGGGTGAGTCGCTGGCGCGGCTCGCCCAGGGCCCGTACGACCACGACATGGACGCGCCGGCCGACCTCTACGGCGACGGGATCGTCGAGGAACTGGAGCGGCGGGTCGCGCAGCTGCTCGGGACGCAGGACGCCGCCTTCTTCCCCAGCGGCACGATGGCGCAGCAGGTCGCGCTGCGCTGCTGGGCCGGCCGGACCGGGAACCCGGTCGTCGCGCTGCACCCGATGAGCCACCCGGAGATGTGGGAGGGCGAGGCCCTGTCGGTGGTCTCCGGGCTGCGGGTGGTGCACCCGACGACCGAGGCGCGCCAGCCGACCGCGCAGGAGGTCGAAGAGGTCCGCGAGCCCTTCGGCACGCTGATGCTGGAGCTGCCGCTGCGCGAGGCCGGGTTCCTGCTGCCCACCTGGGAGGAGCTGCGGGCGCTGGTGGAGGCGGGACGGGAGCGGGAGGCGGTGATCCACTTCGACGGCGCCCGGTTGTGGGAGTCCACCGTCCACTTCGGCCGCCCGCTTCCGGAGATCGCCGGGCTGGCCGACTCGGTGTACGTCTCGTTCTACAAGTCGCTCGGCGGCCTGAGCGGGGCGGCCCTGGCCGGGCCGTCGGATTTCGTGGAGGAGACCAGGGTCTGGCGCCACCGCTACGGGGGCCAGATCTTCCGACAGTTCCCGCAGGCCCTGGCCGCGCTGGCCGGACTCGAAGGGGAGCTCCCGCGGCTGCCGGCGTACGTGGCCCAGGCACGGATGGTCGCCCGGGCTCTGCGCGAGGCCCTCGGGAAGGCCGGCGTCCCCTGGGTGCGCGTCCACCCCGAGGAGCCGCACACCCACCAGTTCCAGGTGTGGCTGCCCCACGACCCGGACCGGCTGACGGAAGCGGGCCTGCGGCAGGCGGAGGAGACCGGAACGGTCTTCTTCCGCCGCTGGTCGGCCGGGGGGCCGCCGGGCCTCGCGGTGACCGAGCTGGAGGTCACCGAGCCGGGCCTGTCCTGGACGGAGTCCGAGGTCCACGAGGCGGTCTCGGCCTTCGTGGCCCGGATCTGA
- a CDS encoding BlaI/MecI/CopY family transcriptional regulator has product MPRPLGELEDAVMTRVWQWNRPVTVREVLEDLQQERSIAYTTVMTVMDNLHQKGWVRREAEGRAYRYTAVSTRAAYSAALMNEAWSTSDNPAAALVAFFGMMSAEQREALRDAVRVVQYDDESGAEAPAQPRAEAPVEPSAEPAAPADGDPAAAEGDPAPAEGQEESAEHPGPAGR; this is encoded by the coding sequence GTGCCTCGCCCCTTGGGAGAACTCGAAGACGCCGTCATGACGCGGGTGTGGCAGTGGAACCGCCCGGTCACCGTTCGGGAAGTCCTGGAAGACCTCCAGCAGGAACGGTCCATCGCGTACACCACGGTCATGACCGTTATGGACAATCTCCATCAGAAGGGCTGGGTCCGGCGGGAAGCCGAGGGCCGCGCCTATCGGTATACCGCGGTCTCCACCCGCGCCGCCTACTCGGCCGCACTGATGAACGAAGCCTGGTCGACGAGCGACAACCCCGCCGCCGCTCTCGTCGCCTTCTTCGGCATGATGTCCGCGGAACAGCGCGAAGCCCTCCGGGACGCCGTCCGGGTCGTCCAGTACGACGACGAGTCCGGCGCCGAAGCCCCGGCGCAACCGCGCGCGGAAGCTCCCGTCGAACCGTCCGCCGAACCCGCCGCTCCGGCGGACGGCGATCCCGCTGCGGCGGAAGGCGATCCCGCTCCGGCGGAAGGCCAAGAGGAGTCCGCCGAGCACCCGGGTCCGGCGGGGCGATAG
- a CDS encoding DUF397 domain-containing protein, with protein sequence MTAQPAWRKSSFCGAGDACVYVAVAPGALVKVADRVDPAHLVLATTQAAWADFLRAVKETG encoded by the coding sequence ATGACTGCTCAGCCCGCGTGGCGGAAGTCCTCGTTCTGCGGTGCCGGCGACGCCTGCGTCTACGTCGCCGTCGCCCCCGGCGCCCTCGTGAAGGTCGCCGACCGCGTCGACCCCGCCCACCTGGTCCTCGCCACCACCCAGGCCGCCTGGGCGGACTTCCTGCGCGCGGTCAAGGAGACCGGCTGA